The following are from one region of the Lacinutrix sp. Bg11-31 genome:
- a CDS encoding TlpA disulfide reductase family protein, producing MTRKLLFLLAILPSVLFAQHTIKGTFTPAEDFKFAFLYRVTAETSLFVANADVAEDGTFEMALDEATIPGTYRLVYSQPQEQFNFDFIINNKEDIVLKFDLEKGLTFDKSTENKMYNSYNRSMALVNKSIRNYYGSGKEDKTGYSKIFNILKDTQKEFEKASDGMIANNFIKACSPYIPNGLEDVSTFSKNIKSNYFSNINFGNKTLQDSNFLIKTTIDYVIGFIDRKNPDASYMENVDTVVKAIGDNPKIKGILLEVLWNQFSIENNEVVANYIGSKYLLNSARANNDNELANNIIYFKNASIGNIGPDFNIEIKDEKDKIKVSKLSKLEGSNNYLLFFWSTTCSHCLDEIPQLKEFIKSKTKEDIQVIAIALDNDLYRWKELTYDYPDFLHVFGEGKWDNPIGDQYNVTATPSYFVLDKDKKIIGKPEDINTFKKYFEGLAKAKKADSVLEKKE from the coding sequence ATGACTAGAAAATTACTTTTTTTACTCGCTATATTACCTTCGGTATTATTCGCACAACATACAATTAAAGGCACTTTTACGCCTGCCGAAGATTTTAAATTCGCATTCTTATATCGCGTAACTGCAGAAACTTCATTATTTGTGGCTAATGCAGATGTGGCAGAAGATGGCACTTTCGAAATGGCATTAGACGAAGCTACTATTCCTGGAACTTATCGCTTAGTTTACTCGCAACCTCAAGAGCAATTTAATTTCGATTTTATAATAAATAATAAAGAAGATATTGTTTTAAAATTCGATTTAGAAAAAGGATTAACTTTCGATAAATCTACAGAAAACAAAATGTACAACTCTTACAACCGTAGCATGGCTTTAGTAAACAAGAGTATACGCAATTATTACGGCTCTGGTAAAGAAGATAAAACTGGCTATTCTAAGATTTTTAATATTTTAAAAGACACTCAAAAAGAGTTCGAAAAAGCTTCAGATGGCATGATAGCTAATAACTTTATAAAAGCCTGTAGCCCATATATTCCAAACGGATTAGAAGATGTTTCTACATTTTCTAAAAACATAAAATCTAATTATTTCTCGAATATCAATTTTGGTAACAAAACACTTCAGGATTCTAACTTTTTAATTAAAACTACTATAGATTATGTTATTGGTTTTATAGACCGAAAAAATCCTGATGCCTCTTACATGGAAAACGTAGATACAGTTGTAAAAGCGATTGGAGATAACCCGAAAATTAAAGGAATTCTTTTAGAAGTTTTATGGAATCAGTTTTCTATTGAAAATAATGAGGTTGTAGCTAATTATATTGGCTCTAAATACTTGTTAAATAGCGCTCGCGCTAATAATGATAACGAATTAGCAAATAACATTATCTATTTTAAAAATGCGTCTATAGGTAATATAGGTCCAGATTTTAACATTGAAATAAAAGACGAAAAAGACAAAATAAAAGTATCTAAACTTAGCAAATTAGAAGGTTCTAACAACTATTTATTATTCTTTTGGAGTACAACATGTTCTCACTGTTTAGATGAAATACCTCAGTTAAAAGAATTTATAAAATCTAAAACAAAAGAAGACATCCAAGTTATTGCAATAGCATTAGATAACGATTTATACCGTTGGAAAGAACTAACATACGATTATCCAGATTTTCTACACGTTTTTGGAGAAGGCAAATGGGATAACCCAATAGGCGACCAATACAATGTAACAGCAACACCTAGTTATTTTGTATTAGATAAAGACAAAAAAATTATTGGTAAACCTGAAGACATTAACACTTTTAAAAAATATTTTGAAGGTTTAGCTAAAGCAAAAAAAGCAGACTCAGTTCTTGAGAAGAAGGAGTAG
- the xerA gene encoding site-specific tyrosine recombinase/integron integrase: MPKHKRVLNREQKLLLNNFYKYLKGKRYSQSTINTYSYSIADFIEFHTNKSLETLTNKDVELYIETVYIKRNYSVSTQRQFISALKLFIIFEPITKISNLELTRPSRDRALPSVLSQKEIIHLISKAKNLKHRAIIALLYSGGLRISELINLRIEDFHINRRQIFIRNSKGRKDRYVTLAESFLPLLQNYLVTYSPKHYFVEGQIKQQYTAGSVRKFIKKYKNECGIKTNVTPHTLRHSYATHLLENGVNLRHIQELLGHSKPETTMIYTHVARKDLLSIKSPLDFAVEQLKKTDKDEQNFLLSGK, translated from the coding sequence ATCCCAAAGCATAAAAGAGTATTAAATAGAGAACAAAAATTATTACTAAATAATTTTTACAAATATTTAAAAGGAAAGCGCTACAGCCAAAGCACCATAAATACCTACTCGTATTCTATTGCAGATTTTATTGAGTTTCACACAAATAAAAGCTTAGAAACACTAACCAATAAAGATGTCGAGCTTTATATAGAGACTGTATATATAAAGCGAAATTACAGTGTTAGTACACAACGTCAATTTATTAGTGCTCTAAAATTGTTTATTATTTTTGAGCCTATTACTAAAATAAGCAATCTAGAATTAACACGACCAAGTAGAGATCGCGCATTACCTTCTGTTTTATCTCAAAAAGAAATAATACATCTAATTAGTAAAGCAAAAAATTTAAAACATCGTGCTATAATAGCCTTACTATACTCTGGCGGATTACGTATAAGTGAGTTAATAAATTTAAGAATTGAAGATTTCCATATTAACAGAAGACAAATTTTTATAAGAAACAGTAAGGGTAGAAAAGACAGGTATGTTACATTAGCTGAAAGTTTTTTACCTTTATTACAAAACTATCTAGTTACCTACTCTCCAAAGCATTATTTTGTAGAAGGCCAAATAAAGCAACAATATACTGCTGGTAGTGTTAGAAAATTTATAAAAAAATATAAAAATGAATGTGGCATAAAAACAAACGTTACACCACATACGCTAAGACATAGTTATGCAACTCATTTATTAGAAAATGGCGTTAATTTAAGACACATTCAAGAGCTTTTAGGACACAGTAAACCTGAAACCACAATGATTTACACACATGTTGCCAGAAAAGATCTACTATCTATTAAAAGCCCATTAGATTTTGCTGTAGAACAATTAAAAAAAACCGATAAAGACGAACAAAACTTCCTCTTATCCGGAAAATAA
- a CDS encoding IS110 family transposase codes for MKNYKEVVGIDVSKKTIDAFCYQAEVHKEFINDVVGYKSLLKWVSKYTNEIDVFYCFENTGYYSLKLALYFASQSIVYVEESPLKIKRSSGIVKEKTDKLDAALIARYAWLYREELEPSTVKSMSHLELGRLLALRDQLVRNNAGLKGTLKEMKILLSSPTTDSGCISLKRSIDYLSKQVKSVEDRIKEIISQDESMQKNYELLSSLKGVGLVVASQLIYHTGNFTRFASWRAFSSYCGTAPFEHRSGTSIYKRKQCHYLGDRKMKSLLSMASVSAIQHDSELRQYYKRKVAEGKDKMLAINNVRNKLIARAFAVVKRGTPYVVLQQHAA; via the coding sequence ATGAAAAATTACAAAGAAGTCGTTGGAATCGATGTTTCAAAAAAAACAATAGATGCCTTTTGTTATCAAGCAGAAGTACATAAGGAGTTTATTAACGATGTAGTAGGTTATAAAAGTCTTTTAAAATGGGTTTCAAAGTATACCAATGAAATTGACGTTTTTTATTGTTTTGAGAATACAGGATATTACTCATTAAAATTAGCGCTTTATTTCGCTAGTCAATCTATAGTTTATGTAGAAGAAAGTCCTTTAAAAATAAAACGTTCATCGGGAATTGTAAAAGAAAAGACAGACAAGCTTGATGCGGCTTTAATAGCACGTTATGCTTGGCTTTATAGAGAAGAGTTGGAACCAAGTACAGTAAAAAGTATGTCTCATTTAGAGCTTGGAAGACTGTTAGCTTTACGGGATCAATTAGTTAGAAATAATGCAGGTCTTAAAGGTACTTTAAAAGAAATGAAAATACTTTTATCTAGTCCAACCACAGATTCTGGTTGCATAAGCTTAAAACGCAGTATAGACTATTTATCTAAGCAAGTAAAATCAGTAGAGGATAGGATAAAAGAGATTATTTCTCAAGATGAATCGATGCAAAAAAATTATGAATTATTATCGAGTTTAAAAGGAGTAGGTTTAGTAGTTGCTAGTCAATTAATTTACCATACAGGAAACTTTACACGCTTTGCAAGTTGGCGTGCTTTTTCTAGTTATTGTGGAACAGCGCCATTCGAGCATCGTTCTGGAACCAGTATCTATAAGCGAAAACAATGTCATTATTTAGGAGACAGAAAAATGAAAAGCTTATTAAGTATGGCAAGCGTTTCTGCAATACAACATGATAGTGAATTAAGACAATATTATAAGCGAAAAGTAGCAGAAGGAAAAGATAAAATGTTAGCCATAAATAATGTTAGAAACAAACTAATTGCAAGAGCTTTTGCTGTTGTGAAAAGAGGAACACCTTATGTTGTTTTACAACAGCATGCAGCTTAA
- a CDS encoding helix-turn-helix domain-containing protein produces the protein MKNKDLAKRVKELRKRNGMSQELLAENSGLSLRTVQRIENGETQPTGDSIKRLSSALNVTPNELIDWQIIEDSKALLLLNLSQLGFIAFPLLGILIPLIIWTSKKDKIKDIDQVGKSILNFQISWTLLLFLLVIGLFITSKLELTTISFAGMLITISAMYFLNFVVVITNTLKYHNGKSVKYPSVFKFLS, from the coding sequence TTGAAGAATAAAGATTTAGCAAAAAGAGTAAAAGAATTAAGAAAGCGAAACGGAATGTCACAAGAACTCTTGGCAGAAAATTCTGGATTAAGTTTACGGACAGTTCAAAGAATTGAAAATGGAGAAACCCAACCTACTGGAGATTCTATTAAAAGATTATCTAGTGCCTTAAATGTTACACCTAACGAATTAATAGATTGGCAAATTATTGAAGATAGTAAAGCTTTATTACTATTAAACTTGTCACAACTAGGGTTTATAGCATTTCCATTACTTGGTATATTAATTCCACTAATTATTTGGACTTCAAAAAAGGATAAGATAAAAGATATAGACCAAGTTGGAAAATCCATTTTAAATTTTCAAATATCTTGGACCTTACTTTTGTTTTTATTAGTTATTGGTCTTTTTATTACCTCAAAACTTGAACTAACAACCATTTCTTTTGCTGGAATGCTAATAACTATCAGTGCAATGTATTTTCTAAATTTTGTAGTTGTAATAACTAATACCCTAAAATACCATAATGGCAAATCTGTAAAGTATCCATCAGTATTTAAATTCTTAAGTTAA
- a CDS encoding acetolactate decarboxylase yields MIKKVIVGILTIGIFGCNSDHKKTNSNETYSDINIVGAMKNVMWKGELGGSISLDTISNKKGLYGLGPESYLTGEILINDGNSYVSKVTSDSTMTVEKTFDISAPFLVYANVTEWNEIELASNIKSIKDIENLVDEKTTDFKRPFAFKLTGRISKAIIHIQNLPKGTKVSSPEEAHKGQTNYELKNEEAIIIGFFSTEHKGVFTHHDSNIHLHLITKDESKMGHLDDVEIEKMKLYLPKK; encoded by the coding sequence ATGATAAAAAAAGTAATAGTTGGAATTTTAACAATCGGAATATTTGGTTGCAATTCTGACCACAAGAAAACCAACTCTAATGAAACCTATTCAGACATTAATATTGTAGGTGCAATGAAAAATGTTATGTGGAAAGGAGAATTAGGTGGAAGTATTAGTCTCGATACTATTTCTAATAAAAAAGGCCTTTATGGACTTGGGCCAGAAAGTTATCTGACTGGAGAAATACTTATTAACGATGGGAATAGTTACGTTTCAAAAGTCACGTCAGATTCAACTATGACAGTTGAAAAAACATTTGATATCTCAGCACCTTTCTTGGTGTATGCCAATGTAACCGAATGGAATGAAATAGAATTAGCTTCAAACATAAAGTCTATTAAAGACATTGAAAATTTAGTTGACGAAAAGACGACTGACTTTAAAAGACCTTTTGCTTTCAAACTAACAGGAAGAATATCAAAAGCAATTATTCATATTCAAAATTTACCTAAAGGAACAAAGGTTTCTTCACCAGAAGAGGCTCATAAAGGACAAACTAATTACGAGTTGAAAAATGAAGAAGCAATAATTATTGGTTTTTTCTCAACTGAACATAAAGGAGTTTTTACACATCACGACTCAAACATTCATTTACACTTAATAACAAAAGACGAAAGTAAAATGGGACATTTAGACGATGTAGAAATAGAAAAGATGAAATTATATTTACCGAAAAAATAA
- a CDS encoding transposase, whose translation MYRNDKVIRRYSEPFKLKILAELTIGKHTKSELCKLYSIAPTTVYEWIKKYNRKDLMNTRVKVETKDEISRIKALQKEVEQLKKLLLKKDLDAMVEESYLEVAAEDLGYKSIA comes from the coding sequence ATGTACAGAAATGACAAAGTAATTAGACGTTACAGTGAACCTTTTAAATTAAAAATTTTAGCCGAACTTACTATCGGAAAACACACAAAGAGCGAACTTTGTAAACTCTACTCTATTGCTCCCACAACAGTCTATGAGTGGATTAAAAAGTACAATCGTAAAGACTTAATGAACACCAGAGTAAAAGTGGAAACTAAAGACGAAATATCTAGAATTAAAGCACTTCAAAAAGAGGTGGAACAACTTAAAAAATTACTACTTAAAAAGGATCTCGATGCAATGGTAGAAGAATCATATCTAGAAGTTGCTGCTGAGGATCTGGGTTACAAATCTATTGCTTAA
- a CDS encoding AraC family transcriptional regulator: MVSLRCKLMVKQELERLGLHYTRIDLGMIEILEDIDEEKKLLLKSNLSSSGLELLDDKKNILIDKIKNVIIEMVHYTDEVPKVNFSDYISEKLSYDYTYLSNLFSEVKGITIQHFIIKHKIERAKELILYDELNLTEISCKLNYSSVAHLSNQFKKVTGQSPSFYKKIGKKRKKNLENL, from the coding sequence ATGGTAAGTTTGAGGTGTAAGCTCATGGTTAAACAAGAGTTGGAAAGACTTGGATTACACTATACTAGAATTGATCTTGGTATGATTGAAATTTTAGAGGATATTGACGAAGAAAAGAAACTACTTCTAAAAAGCAATTTATCATCGTCGGGTTTAGAGTTACTAGATGATAAAAAAAACATTCTTATTGATAAAATTAAAAATGTTATTATAGAAATGGTTCATTATACAGATGAAGTGCCCAAAGTCAATTTTTCAGATTATATTAGTGAAAAACTGAGCTATGATTATACTTATTTGTCCAACTTATTTTCAGAGGTTAAAGGCATAACCATACAACACTTCATTATAAAGCATAAAATAGAAAGAGCCAAAGAACTTATTCTATATGACGAATTAAACCTTACAGAAATATCTTGTAAATTAAATTATAGCAGTGTTGCACATTTGTCCAATCAATTTAAAAAAGTAACAGGGCAATCACCATCTTTTTATAAAAAAATAGGCAAAAAAAGGAAGAAAAATTTAGAGAACCTGTAA
- a CDS encoding cupin domain-containing protein produces the protein MKKNGFEMEKATPHIIVEIIQYIPNAVVSKTIIKKISGNITAVSFDIGEELAEKTSPFDTYIQIIDGRAHLTINKKEYQLDLGEGLIIPGNQSHYFTANEQFKMISTVIKSGYEDFD, from the coding sequence ATGAAAAAAAACGGATTTGAAATGGAGAAAGCAACTCCCCATATTATAGTGGAAATTATACAATATATTCCGAATGCCGTTGTTAGTAAAACTATTATCAAGAAAATCAGTGGTAATATTACTGCGGTTTCTTTCGATATTGGAGAAGAACTGGCCGAAAAAACATCTCCATTTGATACTTATATACAGATTATAGATGGTAGAGCTCATCTTACTATTAATAAAAAAGAATATCAGCTAGATCTTGGAGAAGGTCTCATCATTCCTGGTAATCAATCACACTACTTTACAGCAAATGAGCAATTTAAGATGATATCTACAGTAATTAAGAGCGGTTACGAAGATTTTGATTAG
- a CDS encoding ATP-binding protein, whose product MNSQDESKKEIRNEIIELQQEFLSTIKDIDPKRRNILEQELMMAMQGVSLKNKERAKRAAELIIANLELKFMNQEKAKRAAELVIANIELVFQNDEKSKRAAELAIANKELVYQNDEKAKRAAELIIANIELVYQNHEKSKRAIELHIANKELLFQNEEKEKRAAELVIANKELLFQNKEKEKRAAELVQAKEKAEYSDLLKSAFLANMSHEIRTPMNGILGFADLLNEPELTGETKQEYIDIIKESGTRMLNIINDIISISKIESGLMELNIRELNINKQVDFIYSFFKPQIEEKGIRFIIKNSLSEEEAIINSDSEKIYGILTNVIKNAIKYTEKGTIELGYGLKTKREPKEIEFYVKDTGIGIPKSRQEAIFERFIQSDLSDEKSFEGAGLGLSISKAYVELLGGKIWVESKVKKGSTFYFTIPCKLKERVQTIKPMALPNKVKKNLDPKDYKLKILIAEDDNISTMLLSALIEIYCLTILRAKTGLETVELCRANPDIDLVLMDIQMPKLGGLEATREIRKFNNNIIIIAQTASVIAGDQEKIIEMGCNDYISKPINKNNLFNLVEKYFDVSHAN is encoded by the coding sequence ATGAATAGCCAAGATGAATCTAAAAAAGAAATTAGAAATGAAATAATAGAATTACAGCAGGAATTTTTAAGCACAATAAAAGACATTGACCCTAAAAGGCGTAATATACTAGAGCAAGAATTAATGATGGCTATGCAAGGTGTTTCTTTAAAAAATAAAGAGAGAGCAAAGCGCGCAGCTGAATTGATAATAGCTAATTTGGAGCTTAAATTCATGAATCAAGAAAAAGCAAAACGCGCAGCCGAGCTGGTTATTGCTAATATAGAATTAGTCTTTCAAAATGATGAAAAATCAAAACGAGCTGCAGAATTGGCTATTGCTAATAAAGAACTTGTTTATCAAAACGATGAAAAAGCGAAGCGAGCGGCAGAATTAATTATTGCAAACATTGAGTTGGTCTACCAAAATCACGAGAAATCAAAACGTGCCATAGAATTACATATTGCTAACAAAGAACTTTTATTTCAAAATGAAGAGAAAGAAAAACGTGCCGCAGAGTTAGTTATTGCTAACAAAGAACTTTTATTTCAAAATAAAGAGAAAGAAAAACGTGCAGCAGAATTAGTCCAGGCAAAAGAGAAAGCAGAATATAGCGACTTATTAAAATCTGCATTTTTAGCAAATATGAGCCACGAGATAAGGACACCTATGAATGGTATTCTTGGTTTTGCCGATTTACTGAATGAACCTGAACTTACTGGAGAAACGAAGCAAGAATATATAGATATTATTAAAGAAAGCGGTACTCGAATGCTCAATATTATAAATGATATAATAAGTATTTCGAAAATTGAATCAGGATTAATGGAATTAAATATACGGGAATTAAATATTAACAAGCAAGTTGATTTTATTTATTCGTTTTTTAAACCCCAAATCGAAGAAAAAGGTATACGTTTTATTATTAAAAACTCGTTATCCGAAGAGGAGGCAATAATTAATTCTGACAGCGAAAAAATCTACGGTATTCTTACCAATGTGATTAAAAACGCTATTAAGTATACAGAAAAGGGAACTATAGAATTAGGTTATGGTTTGAAAACAAAAAGAGAGCCAAAAGAGATAGAATTTTATGTGAAAGATACAGGAATTGGAATACCAAAAAGTAGACAGGAAGCAATATTTGAACGCTTTATACAATCCGATCTTTCAGACGAAAAATCATTCGAGGGAGCAGGACTAGGCTTATCAATTTCAAAAGCTTATGTAGAATTACTTGGTGGTAAGATTTGGGTAGAAAGCAAAGTAAAAAAAGGTTCAACGTTTTATTTTACTATACCTTGTAAATTAAAAGAACGAGTCCAGACTATTAAACCCATGGCTTTACCTAATAAAGTTAAAAAAAATCTTGATCCTAAAGATTATAAATTAAAAATATTAATTGCTGAAGATGACAATATATCAACAATGCTCTTATCGGCACTTATTGAGATATATTGTTTAACAATTCTTCGAGCTAAAACAGGTTTAGAGACTGTAGAATTATGTAGAGCTAATCCTGACATTGATTTAGTTTTGATGGACATTCAAATGCCTAAGCTAGGTGGACTTGAAGCCACCCGAGAAATTCGAAAATTTAACAATAACATTATTATTATAGCACAAACAGCTTCTGTAATAGCTGGCGATCAAGAAAAGATAATTGAAATGGGATGTAATGACTATATATCGAAACCAATTAATAAAAACAATTTATTTAATTTGGTTGAAAAATATTTCGACGTATCTCATGCAAACTAA
- a CDS encoding ice-binding family protein, giving the protein MKKITLLSITTILLLLFSSISFSQTANLGILSTFESFTGAGSVANSGGTINGDSGTFFGSLSGGNNGDQYIGDAVTDQARKDLMRLYIHLNDLFVDYPNTHAAAFGAIGAGETLTPGVYSIASAGSVGTILNLDGGGDPDAFFVIKFAGAFTVGANSIVNLTNGTQSCNVFYIAAGAISVAADADIKGTLFSKGGAVGLAANVILEGRMLTTAGAITLAGGASASQPPCTTAIEIFCEAACVPAAAVDVLGSVSDFMLFSSAGNVANTGISGVNGNIGTNSGTIAGYTTGIHIGNEETPSTLTATAAADLDNAYTALMALTVTGTHAAAFGAGETLSAGVYDMAAGSLGGTITLDGGGDSDAIFVMRFAGAFNVASGSKVILANGASRCNIFWIGGAGVVTGAVNIGANSIVKGTFLSHGGACNSGVNVFLAGRQFSTGGAVNTNAAILYTNPECVTSTPLLDTDGDGIPDFTDTDDDGDGINDADEALIGTDPLLIDTDGDGNSDGVDDFDDDGIDNATESDENSEIVTDTTPADGFPDITDGVDTDSDGTPDITDTDDDGDGINDADEALIGTDPLLFDTDGDGNSDGVDDFDNDGIDNATESDENSGIVTDTTPVDGNPDITFDNTTLSVDNYSIRNVVIHPNPFNDRISIHLSSDFDNDSFEIKLLDLNGRVISNNKSQSVNGLISIENLNNLKQGVYFIMITNSSDGESNVSKLIKN; this is encoded by the coding sequence ATGAAAAAAATTACATTACTTTCGATTACAACTATTTTACTACTGCTGTTTTCATCTATAAGTTTCAGTCAAACGGCAAACCTAGGGATACTTTCTACTTTTGAAAGTTTTACAGGTGCTGGAAGTGTTGCAAACTCAGGAGGAACCATTAATGGCGATTCCGGTACATTTTTTGGATCTTTAAGCGGAGGAAATAACGGAGACCAATACATTGGTGATGCTGTAACTGACCAGGCTAGAAAAGATTTAATGAGATTGTATATTCACCTTAACGATCTTTTTGTTGACTATCCTAACACTCACGCTGCCGCATTTGGAGCTATTGGAGCTGGTGAAACGCTTACTCCTGGAGTATATTCAATTGCTTCTGCTGGATCGGTTGGAACCATTCTTAATCTTGATGGAGGAGGAGATCCTGACGCTTTTTTTGTTATTAAATTTGCGGGAGCATTTACAGTTGGAGCAAATTCAATTGTAAATTTAACTAATGGTACACAATCATGTAATGTTTTTTATATCGCTGCTGGAGCTATATCTGTTGCTGCAGATGCCGATATAAAAGGTACCTTATTTTCAAAGGGAGGAGCTGTTGGTCTTGCGGCAAACGTTATTCTTGAAGGAAGAATGCTTACCACGGCTGGAGCAATAACTCTTGCAGGTGGTGCAAGTGCATCTCAACCACCTTGTACAACAGCAATTGAAATATTTTGTGAAGCGGCCTGTGTTCCTGCCGCTGCTGTTGATGTTTTAGGATCTGTTTCAGATTTTATGCTTTTTTCTAGTGCTGGTAATGTGGCAAACACAGGTATATCAGGAGTTAATGGTAATATTGGTACAAATTCAGGAACTATAGCTGGTTATACTACTGGAATTCATATAGGAAATGAGGAGACTCCAAGTACTCTTACAGCAACAGCAGCAGCAGATTTAGACAATGCTTATACTGCACTTATGGCTTTGACTGTTACAGGAACGCATGCGGCAGCTTTTGGAGCAGGAGAAACATTATCTGCTGGAGTTTATGATATGGCAGCAGGATCTTTAGGAGGAACAATTACTCTTGATGGCGGTGGAGATAGCGATGCAATATTTGTTATGAGATTTGCGGGTGCATTTAATGTAGCTTCAGGATCAAAAGTAATTTTAGCTAATGGTGCTAGTCGTTGTAATATTTTTTGGATCGGAGGAGCTGGTGTTGTCACTGGTGCAGTTAATATAGGAGCAAACTCTATTGTAAAAGGAACATTTCTTTCTCATGGTGGAGCCTGTAACTCAGGAGTGAATGTGTTTCTTGCAGGGCGACAATTTTCTACAGGAGGTGCAGTTAATACTAATGCAGCTATACTTTATACTAATCCAGAATGTGTTACTTCTACGCCTTTGTTAGACACTGATGGTGATGGAATTCCAGATTTCACAGATACAGACGATGATGGTGATGGAATTAACGATGCTGATGAAGCGTTAATTGGTACAGATCCTTTATTAATCGATACAGATGGTGATGGTAATAGTGACGGTGTGGATGATTTTGATGATGATGGTATTGATAATGCAACAGAATCAGATGAAAATTCTGAAATTGTAACAGATACGACTCCAGCAGATGGATTCCCAGATATTACAGATGGAGTAGACACTGATAGTGATGGAACTCCAGATATTACAGATACAGACGATGATGGCGACGGAATTAATGATGCAGATGAAGCGTTAATTGGTACAGATCCTTTATTGTTCGATACAGATGGTGATGGTAATAGTGACGGTGTGGATGATTTTGATAATGATGGTATTGATAATGCAACAGAATCAGATGAAAATTCTGGAATTGTAACAGATACGACTCCAGTAGATGGAAACCCAGATATTACGTTTGACAACACTACTTTAAGTGTTGATAATTATAGCATTAGAAATGTTGTAATTCACCCAAACCCATTTAATGATAGAATTTCAATTCATTTATCTTCGGATTTTGATAACGATTCTTTTGAAATTAAATTATTAGATTTAAACGGAAGAGTGATCTCAAATAACAAATCTCAAAGTGTTAACGGTTTAATAAGTATTGAGAATTTAAATAACCTAAAACAAGGCGTATATTTTATTATGATTACAAATAGTAGTGATGGTGAAAGCAATGTTTCAAAATTAATTAAAAACTAA
- a CDS encoding methyltransferase domain-containing protein yields the protein MNIKENKPKRVKKPWPTKDAMEQVYKMNLWGSNEARFYSGLGSHHPDVVNPYIDVLTSFLTSFKKPLTVCDLGCGDFNIGKQLVNHTKQYIAVDVVLDLIKHNKEQFKAESLEFQCLDIAIDNLPSGDCVLLRQVLQHVSNTEVQSLISKLKVYKYVIITEHLPQGTFIPNKDIISGQGIRLKKQSGLNLLEAPFNFKVKAEKSLLTVSLPEFKGEIVTTLYEVF from the coding sequence ATGAATATTAAGGAAAATAAACCAAAAAGAGTAAAGAAGCCCTGGCCAACTAAGGACGCTATGGAGCAGGTTTATAAAATGAACCTTTGGGGAAGTAACGAAGCTCGTTTTTATTCTGGTTTAGGATCACATCATCCAGATGTAGTAAACCCATATATTGACGTATTAACATCCTTTTTAACCTCCTTTAAAAAACCTCTTACTGTATGCGATTTAGGTTGTGGAGATTTTAATATAGGAAAACAATTAGTAAACCATACCAAGCAATATATTGCAGTAGATGTAGTCCTAGATCTTATAAAACACAATAAAGAGCAATTTAAAGCAGAAAGCCTAGAATTCCAGTGTTTGGATATTGCTATAGATAATTTACCTTCTGGGGATTGTGTTTTATTAAGGCAAGTTTTGCAACATGTATCGAATACAGAAGTGCAAAGCCTTATCTCGAAACTTAAGGTGTATAAGTACGTTATTATTACTGAGCATTTACCGCAAGGAACGTTTATTCCGAATAAAGATATTATTTCTGGTCAAGGCATTAGATTAAAAAAACAAAGCGGTTTAAACTTATTAGAAGCACCATTTAATTTTAAGGTAAAAGCGGAGAAATCATTATTAACTGTTAGCTTACCTGAATTTAAAGGTGAAATTGTAACAACATTGTATGAGGTTTTTTAG